Proteins encoded together in one Planctomyces sp. SH-PL14 window:
- a CDS encoding trypsin-like peptidase domain-containing protein, which yields MQLLTLSFVGIVLTGSLWAQSPPTSKPSFSKGPLEQAIDAAFQRAKSADQAVESLAILEALLQDKGLSSTQRKKIELELGAWKERAGNKLVRNGNDWVTVEVNAERIKEANFLVEKALVDLAAKDYRSCKEGLEKASRVNENGIQADFLLGMLNTPAYANSPETGERHFRKVLNRCEDHIPSLNNLALCCIRQKKLAPAIDAWRRLAELAPETPELAYNVVHLMAESANSVIPLTTTERRRFEALLVGVPPGSIPSAESTKDGWRYMYLAVPRSDVPSGSSEPSSGLMLETGLGNGFVIAPGLVVTSRELLGNAVTVKISSPTTSGELDAELVGASGFRDVALLRCTALKAPPVWMASAAPSKGANVVAMGRSRASVDAADAEVLKCKIAMLPTTEAEGLMLLDAPSAFFGGPILDEGGHVVGMRSSGFKLPADRIGAVPTSDLLAFAKMVDASFAPSTAPIPRVDEERLAVFSKAIVTIRCYQPVVPMDSPNGDSVTARWLADPVCNLCNGPKFLNCHARGCQRGKIARTRNVVAGKDPVLGKDIIKPVTEYFPCGTCNGSGKIPCPRCR from the coding sequence GTGCAACTGCTGACACTGTCATTCGTCGGAATTGTCCTAACCGGATCGCTCTGGGCGCAATCTCCGCCCACTTCCAAGCCGTCGTTCTCCAAGGGACCTCTGGAGCAGGCCATCGACGCCGCGTTTCAGCGGGCCAAGTCAGCCGACCAAGCCGTCGAGTCGCTGGCCATTCTGGAAGCCCTGTTGCAGGACAAAGGGCTGAGTTCCACTCAGCGGAAGAAGATTGAACTGGAACTAGGGGCCTGGAAAGAACGGGCGGGCAATAAGCTGGTCCGGAATGGGAACGACTGGGTCACAGTCGAAGTGAACGCCGAACGGATCAAGGAAGCCAACTTCCTGGTTGAGAAAGCCCTGGTCGATCTGGCAGCAAAGGACTACCGCTCGTGTAAGGAGGGGTTGGAGAAAGCCAGCCGGGTCAATGAGAATGGCATTCAGGCAGACTTCCTGTTGGGGATGCTCAACACTCCCGCATACGCGAACTCGCCCGAGACCGGTGAGCGGCATTTTCGAAAGGTGTTAAATCGGTGTGAGGATCACATTCCGTCTCTGAACAATCTGGCTCTATGCTGCATTCGACAGAAAAAACTTGCGCCGGCCATTGACGCGTGGCGTCGACTCGCGGAATTGGCCCCCGAAACTCCCGAGCTGGCTTATAACGTCGTCCACCTGATGGCAGAGTCGGCCAACTCCGTGATTCCCTTGACGACCACTGAGCGTCGCCGCTTTGAAGCCCTCCTGGTCGGAGTTCCGCCGGGATCGATTCCATCCGCGGAAAGCACAAAGGACGGCTGGCGTTATATGTATCTGGCGGTGCCGCGGAGTGATGTTCCTTCAGGGAGCAGCGAGCCCTCAAGCGGGCTCATGCTGGAAACGGGCCTGGGAAACGGTTTCGTCATCGCGCCAGGATTGGTTGTCACCAGCCGGGAGCTGCTGGGAAATGCGGTGACGGTCAAGATCTCGTCCCCGACGACATCCGGAGAGCTCGACGCCGAGTTGGTCGGCGCTTCGGGGTTTCGCGATGTGGCGCTGCTCCGCTGCACCGCCCTGAAGGCCCCTCCCGTCTGGATGGCCAGCGCCGCGCCGAGCAAGGGGGCCAATGTTGTGGCGATGGGCCGGTCCCGAGCCTCGGTAGACGCGGCGGATGCCGAAGTGTTGAAATGCAAGATTGCCATGCTTCCGACGACGGAAGCGGAGGGGCTGATGCTGCTGGATGCTCCGTCGGCCTTTTTTGGCGGTCCGATTCTGGACGAGGGGGGGCATGTGGTTGGCATGAGGAGCTCCGGATTCAAGCTCCCCGCCGATCGCATCGGCGCGGTCCCAACGTCCGATCTTCTGGCGTTCGCCAAGATGGTCGATGCTTCCTTCGCACCGTCAACGGCCCCGATTCCTCGGGTCGACGAGGAGAGGCTGGCAGTCTTTTCGAAGGCAATAGTCACGATCCGCTGTTACCAGCCGGTCGTTCCCATGGATTCGCCGAACGGAGACAGCGTCACGGCCCGCTGGCTCGCAGACCCGGTTTGCAACCTCTGCAACGGTCCGAAGTTTTTGAACTGCCATGCCAGAGGATGCCAGCGGGGCAAGATCGCCAGGACGAGGAACGTCGTTGCGGGCAAGGATCCGGTTTTGGGAAAGGACATCATCAAGCCGGTCACGGAGTACTTCCCGTGTGGTACCTGCAATGGGTCCGGCAAGATTCCCTGCCCGCGGTGTCGATGA
- a CDS encoding FHA domain-containing protein: protein MKPLTASACPALFEIATGRLHSLISFEQFVVGRSPDADLPVTNSACSRQQFRLLRQQDQWLIENLSKHNSTVHNGAPVVAPIVLAHGDVIQVDALQFEFRTAEHVVAGTLGFSDEAQLMATSTALSAAPCGPPTQIGASTTESSSSSMPSGSIAVHGQLLIGRDKGQVQILVDDPNVSRIHAQVQSKHGRIEITDLKSTNGTFHNGRQIETVTALKPGDRIDIGPMSFVCDGQNLIAKSRANNVELVGRSIRRIVPDRLTGKPLTLLDGINLVIRPKEFVCLLGPSGSGKSTLLSALSARVPATSGSVTLNQEDLYLNFEALKRDIAVVHQKDVMHDLLPVEVALNYTARLRLPADTTSTEIRTTIRTLLESVGLTHRRAVRIRDLSGGQLKRASLANEIISRPSLLFLDEVTSGLDEQTDREMMQLFRKVADEGKTVVCITHSVANVEQNCDLIVVLTVGGKLAFLGPPAEGLSYFQVRYLGDIYEKLAEAPAEVWQQRFEAHPCYSKYIDARMPPDESWEEPVPRRASALRERAKLFRYQLVLLTSRYFRIRMADSRSLLLMMGQCLLVAALLSLLFGDLTVDNANLPEIALNSRSLLFLMAVSTFWFGCNNSATEIIKERVIFSREVDVNLLPSAYYASKLILLGVIGVTQSMLLLLVVHMATAFSGNVLTYAGIFALLNVTGTAMGLLLSSLAKTEEQAVTLVPLVLIPQIILAGVISQLSGMLETFSEAFITTFWGMRALIPCLDEKLVTGLGAKEWSTKSACQMLALHFGVLVVTTLIVQALRDGRGSRFGRALARDRRRTPGRPPSRAAG from the coding sequence ATGAAACCGTTGACCGCTTCGGCCTGTCCAGCCCTTTTTGAAATCGCGACGGGCAGACTCCATTCGCTGATCTCCTTCGAGCAGTTCGTTGTTGGGCGGAGCCCTGACGCGGACCTGCCCGTTACGAACAGTGCGTGCTCAAGGCAGCAGTTTCGGCTCCTGCGGCAGCAGGATCAGTGGCTCATCGAGAACCTCTCAAAGCACAATTCGACGGTTCACAACGGCGCTCCGGTCGTCGCTCCGATCGTCCTGGCACACGGCGACGTCATCCAAGTTGACGCGTTGCAGTTCGAGTTCCGGACCGCCGAACACGTCGTCGCCGGAACGCTCGGTTTCAGTGACGAAGCGCAGCTGATGGCTACGTCGACGGCACTTTCGGCGGCGCCCTGTGGCCCGCCGACGCAGATTGGAGCCTCGACGACGGAGTCCTCCTCGTCGTCTATGCCGAGTGGTTCCATCGCCGTTCACGGCCAGCTCCTCATCGGCAGAGACAAGGGCCAGGTCCAGATCCTGGTGGATGACCCTAACGTCTCGCGCATCCACGCCCAGGTCCAGTCGAAGCATGGCCGGATCGAGATCACTGATCTAAAGAGTACAAACGGGACCTTTCACAACGGGCGACAAATCGAGACCGTCACAGCACTCAAGCCTGGCGATCGGATTGACATCGGACCGATGTCCTTTGTTTGCGACGGCCAGAATCTGATTGCGAAGTCGCGGGCGAACAACGTTGAACTGGTGGGCCGCAGCATCCGGCGGATCGTCCCAGACCGCTTGACGGGAAAGCCGCTGACTCTGCTCGACGGCATCAATCTCGTCATCCGTCCGAAGGAGTTCGTCTGCCTGCTCGGGCCCAGCGGCTCCGGGAAGTCGACGCTCCTGTCCGCTCTCAGTGCGCGGGTCCCCGCAACGAGCGGTTCCGTGACGCTCAACCAGGAAGATCTGTACCTGAACTTTGAAGCGCTGAAACGTGACATCGCCGTCGTGCACCAGAAGGACGTGATGCACGACCTTCTGCCTGTGGAGGTCGCACTGAACTACACCGCCCGATTGCGGCTCCCCGCCGACACGACGTCCACCGAGATCCGCACGACCATCCGTACCCTCCTCGAGAGCGTGGGACTGACGCACCGCCGGGCGGTCCGCATCCGGGACTTGAGCGGCGGCCAGCTCAAACGAGCCAGCCTGGCAAACGAGATCATCAGCCGCCCCAGCCTGCTGTTTCTGGACGAGGTCACGAGTGGGCTGGATGAGCAGACGGACCGGGAGATGATGCAGCTCTTCCGCAAGGTCGCCGATGAAGGCAAGACGGTGGTCTGCATCACGCACAGCGTCGCCAACGTCGAGCAGAACTGCGACCTGATCGTCGTTCTGACGGTGGGGGGGAAACTGGCGTTCCTCGGGCCTCCCGCTGAGGGGCTCAGTTACTTTCAGGTCCGCTACCTGGGTGACATCTATGAGAAGCTGGCGGAGGCTCCGGCCGAGGTGTGGCAGCAGAGGTTCGAAGCGCATCCTTGCTATTCCAAGTACATCGACGCCCGCATGCCGCCCGACGAGTCGTGGGAGGAGCCCGTTCCGCGGCGCGCGTCCGCGCTCCGGGAGCGGGCGAAGCTGTTTCGCTACCAGCTGGTGCTGCTCACGTCCCGCTACTTCCGGATCCGGATGGCGGACTCCCGATCGCTGCTCCTGATGATGGGGCAGTGCCTGCTGGTGGCGGCTCTCCTGAGCCTGCTGTTCGGCGATCTGACCGTCGACAACGCCAACCTGCCGGAGATTGCGCTCAACTCCCGCAGCCTGCTCTTCCTGATGGCGGTGTCGACCTTCTGGTTCGGCTGCAACAATTCCGCCACCGAGATCATCAAGGAGCGCGTGATCTTCAGCCGGGAAGTGGACGTCAACCTCCTGCCAAGCGCCTACTACGCGTCCAAGCTGATCCTGCTGGGGGTGATCGGAGTCACGCAGAGCATGCTGCTCCTGCTGGTGGTCCACATGGCCACCGCCTTTTCGGGAAACGTGCTTACTTACGCCGGCATCTTCGCCCTTTTGAATGTCACCGGAACGGCCATGGGGCTGCTCCTCTCGTCGCTGGCTAAGACGGAAGAACAGGCGGTCACCCTGGTCCCCCTCGTTCTCATTCCGCAGATCATCCTGGCCGGCGTGATTTCGCAGTTGTCCGGAATGCTGGAGACCTTCAGCGAGGCGTTTATCACGACCTTCTGGGGCATGCGGGCTCTGATTCCCTGCCTGGATGAAAAGCTAGTGACCGGGCTCGGCGCCAAGGAGTGGTCGACGAAATCCGCATGCCAGATGCTCGCGCTGCACTTCGGCGTCTTGGTGGTGACGACGCTCATCGTCCAGGCGCTACGGGACGGCCGCGGTTCCCGATTCGGCCGGGCGCTCGCCAGAGACCGGAGACGGACGCCCGGTCGGCCCCCCTCCCGCGCGGCGGGATGA
- a CDS encoding TIR domain-containing protein, translated as MQPPKTLKYFAFISYSHRDAATAAWLHRSLETYRVPRNFVGATGRGGPIPARLFPIFRDTEEIPTSSDLDQVIRHALRESAALIVICSPAAAASRWVNEEVRLFKQLYPERPVLPLIAAGEPNVSDKNRASLKECFPPALRHPVSPAGKLIETRRVEPIGADIRSHADTKATALMRLVAGLTGLAFDSLRQRDRQRRRKQQWTVGISSLALSAVVVGLLIYAGASRQQAEVLQNQLTSASDTLTERTEQLSQRDDDLVRSKKQLATSESGRFEEEYVNDIRSLPGLWEDGRVDLMRRRLDRYLPGKLPTDTPDLRGFEWHYWNRLTRGAGISLRGESRLEGLVWSADSAFVYGVTAKQELVRWNVASGAREILRDSETHTTGIGIDPTGARIAVLSQKERPGALQLLSADDLATRVTIQPRVYPFMSVAFRADGELIATADVAGGIELWNSKTGEQVLNLTQNRTSRRNPLAPTQFLDRHDGPVTCLAYSPDGGHVASGGMDGSLGIWNTRSGKCEYLRQLGSGAPLWGLAYSADGTRIVTRSSPTRGGHRDQESLPGELLVWDPQTKSELHRQQFPAEVPVEQPSFAGGMGLGAIFLNDDQQVASAEGHLVHLWDSALDADPLPKKGHAARITHVRAAPDGQRLASADESGEVLVWDAQASALGAPLVETDFPGRGLALGDAPGNYAVLRDRGVSVLGSGKEEPAEERQLLLYRDGLTVPLDQASGHFRDVASSADGCWIAVAAEAKVVVWDARTGKQHSEIGVAAPKRPMSSDEFPEIRAVAFSGSDSLCFLDRKTAWKVDIASGARTELPIRQTAIPDLSGDAYSGLGFTLAPAAIVRLAFDSQGSVAALGMGSGDVVICDTRDWKELATLRGHRRGITGLTFSPDGKRLVSCSGRHIIGGHLETNHGPGEIIVWGTGHWKECLRITADNDYEFSGVALDGTNQHLVAVGNRLNPTSRRLPTGQLLAWNTAESLPPSLERLARTVREASEDEPQPEPMPPAAPVGKAPAPPPFVPGFAGPVAPPRGLAPSQPRGPTPPPGARPPSPVPAPAVQRGQAARGLAGTELRWSSLGIAKGGHVGFTSIAVHPAINQVAAVSVLGDLVVWDVRSKAIRLERRLGENWGWRIWYSTDGERLFGTDYPFGRESVMVDVASGKLTNLEREMGVTIAANQTFGKLTTLESPFNGGLRLMEEGQPVEMPALSKLFARSGLFAAGGSLLAIPTDKELVVVSPGYRKVLFSAALRNETGAADEAPLYGFSLDQTTAYVASVEGGGKETHVLRQYRLPAGDLQPETVPLRWPVAISPDRAACLEQESGRSSGTIFSRSLAEGKRSEQPCAVEPDFRGAEFFRDGIHFATFGGQYSIHIWSRFAPAIAP; from the coding sequence ATGCAGCCGCCAAAGACGCTGAAGTACTTTGCCTTCATCAGCTACAGCCACAGGGATGCAGCGACCGCAGCGTGGCTGCACCGCTCTCTGGAGACGTACCGCGTTCCCCGGAACTTCGTCGGGGCGACCGGTCGCGGCGGCCCCATTCCGGCCCGGTTGTTTCCCATCTTCCGGGACACCGAGGAGATCCCCACTAGCTCCGATCTGGACCAGGTCATCCGACACGCTCTGCGGGAGTCGGCGGCCCTGATCGTGATCTGCTCGCCCGCGGCGGCCGCCTCGCGGTGGGTCAATGAAGAGGTGCGGCTCTTCAAGCAGCTGTATCCCGAGCGCCCGGTCCTCCCCCTGATCGCGGCGGGCGAGCCCAATGTCTCGGACAAGAACCGCGCCTCGTTGAAGGAGTGCTTTCCCCCGGCACTACGGCATCCGGTCAGCCCAGCGGGTAAGCTCATCGAGACGCGGCGGGTCGAGCCGATCGGGGCCGATATCCGCTCCCACGCGGATACCAAAGCCACGGCGCTGATGCGGCTCGTCGCGGGGCTGACCGGCTTGGCCTTCGACAGCCTCCGCCAGCGGGATCGTCAACGGAGGCGGAAACAGCAATGGACCGTCGGGATCAGCAGTCTGGCCCTGTCGGCCGTGGTCGTTGGCCTTCTGATCTATGCCGGCGCCTCCCGGCAGCAAGCGGAGGTTCTGCAGAACCAGCTCACCTCCGCCAGCGACACGCTGACCGAGCGGACCGAGCAGCTCAGCCAACGGGACGACGATCTCGTGCGGAGCAAGAAGCAGCTCGCCACCAGTGAGTCGGGCCGTTTCGAGGAGGAATACGTCAACGACATCCGCAGCCTGCCGGGGCTGTGGGAGGATGGCCGTGTTGATCTGATGCGGAGGCGGCTGGATCGCTACCTGCCCGGGAAGCTGCCGACCGACACTCCCGACCTGCGAGGATTCGAGTGGCATTACTGGAACCGGCTGACGCGCGGCGCGGGGATCTCGTTGCGGGGAGAATCGCGGCTGGAAGGGCTCGTCTGGTCGGCGGACTCCGCCTTCGTGTATGGCGTCACCGCGAAGCAGGAGCTGGTCCGCTGGAACGTCGCGTCCGGAGCGCGTGAGATCCTCCGCGACAGTGAGACCCACACGACCGGTATCGGAATCGATCCCACGGGGGCGCGAATCGCGGTCCTGTCCCAAAAGGAGCGTCCGGGGGCGTTGCAGCTTCTGTCGGCGGACGACCTCGCCACTCGGGTGACCATCCAACCGAGAGTGTATCCTTTCATGAGTGTCGCGTTTCGGGCCGACGGAGAACTCATCGCGACGGCCGATGTCGCAGGGGGAATCGAACTGTGGAACTCTAAAACGGGAGAGCAGGTTCTCAACCTGACTCAGAACCGGACTTCCCGCCGCAATCCCCTCGCACCCACGCAGTTCCTCGACCGCCACGACGGGCCAGTGACGTGCCTGGCTTACAGTCCGGATGGCGGGCACGTCGCAAGCGGAGGCATGGACGGCTCTCTGGGGATCTGGAACACCCGGTCTGGGAAGTGTGAATACCTCCGCCAGCTCGGCAGCGGCGCACCGCTGTGGGGGCTGGCGTACAGCGCGGATGGGACCAGAATCGTCACTCGGTCGAGTCCGACCAGAGGAGGACATCGAGATCAGGAGTCGCTGCCAGGGGAGCTACTGGTCTGGGACCCGCAAACGAAATCGGAGCTGCATCGGCAGCAGTTCCCTGCCGAGGTTCCGGTCGAGCAACCGTCGTTCGCGGGAGGCATGGGACTGGGAGCGATCTTCCTGAATGACGACCAGCAGGTGGCGAGCGCCGAGGGACATCTCGTTCATCTCTGGGATTCCGCGCTCGATGCCGATCCGCTGCCGAAGAAGGGTCATGCGGCGCGGATCACCCACGTCCGGGCCGCCCCGGACGGCCAGCGTCTCGCCAGTGCCGATGAGTCGGGAGAAGTCCTCGTCTGGGACGCGCAGGCGTCCGCGCTGGGAGCCCCGCTCGTGGAAACCGACTTCCCGGGCCGGGGGCTGGCTCTGGGGGATGCGCCGGGGAACTATGCGGTCCTCCGCGATCGCGGCGTCTCGGTTTTGGGCAGCGGCAAGGAAGAACCGGCGGAGGAGCGGCAACTGCTTCTCTACCGCGACGGCCTGACTGTCCCGCTGGACCAGGCGAGCGGTCACTTTCGGGATGTCGCCTCCTCGGCAGATGGCTGCTGGATCGCCGTTGCCGCGGAGGCGAAAGTTGTCGTCTGGGACGCACGAACGGGAAAGCAGCACTCTGAAATCGGTGTGGCCGCGCCCAAAAGACCGATGTCATCGGACGAGTTCCCCGAGATCCGGGCCGTCGCGTTCTCCGGGAGCGATTCCCTCTGCTTCTTGGACCGCAAGACCGCCTGGAAGGTCGACATCGCCAGCGGTGCGCGGACCGAGCTTCCCATCCGCCAAACCGCGATCCCGGACTTGTCCGGGGATGCCTACTCCGGGTTGGGATTCACACTGGCGCCGGCGGCGATTGTCCGGTTGGCGTTCGATTCACAAGGGAGTGTCGCGGCCCTGGGGATGGGCTCGGGGGACGTAGTGATCTGCGACACGCGCGACTGGAAAGAACTGGCCACGCTCCGCGGACACCGCCGGGGCATCACCGGCCTCACGTTCTCCCCCGACGGGAAACGGCTGGTGAGCTGCAGCGGTCGCCACATCATCGGCGGTCACCTGGAGACCAATCATGGCCCGGGAGAAATCATCGTGTGGGGGACCGGGCACTGGAAGGAGTGTCTGCGGATCACGGCGGACAACGACTATGAGTTCTCAGGGGTCGCGCTCGACGGGACGAATCAGCATCTCGTGGCCGTGGGAAACCGCTTGAATCCCACATCGAGACGGCTGCCGACCGGACAGCTCCTGGCATGGAATACGGCCGAATCGCTTCCCCCGTCCCTGGAACGGCTGGCCCGTACCGTCCGCGAAGCGTCCGAGGATGAACCGCAGCCAGAGCCCATGCCTCCTGCGGCTCCCGTCGGGAAAGCCCCGGCCCCTCCCCCGTTCGTTCCGGGATTCGCCGGACCGGTCGCCCCGCCCCGTGGCCTCGCTCCGTCACAGCCGCGTGGCCCTACTCCGCCGCCTGGTGCCAGGCCCCCCTCTCCGGTCCCCGCCCCTGCGGTCCAGCGAGGTCAAGCCGCCCGCGGGCTCGCGGGAACGGAACTGCGATGGAGCAGCCTGGGGATCGCCAAGGGGGGGCACGTCGGATTCACGTCGATCGCCGTTCACCCCGCAATCAATCAGGTGGCCGCGGTCAGCGTCCTCGGAGACCTTGTGGTCTGGGATGTCCGCTCCAAGGCGATTCGCCTTGAGCGCCGCCTGGGGGAGAACTGGGGATGGCGGATCTGGTACTCCACCGACGGAGAGCGGCTGTTCGGCACAGACTACCCGTTCGGACGTGAGTCGGTCATGGTCGATGTCGCCAGCGGCAAGCTGACGAATCTTGAGCGTGAAATGGGGGTGACGATTGCCGCCAACCAGACATTTGGCAAGCTGACGACGCTGGAGTCGCCGTTCAACGGCGGCCTTCGGCTGATGGAAGAGGGGCAACCGGTTGAGATGCCCGCGCTGAGCAAACTGTTCGCTCGCAGTGGACTCTTTGCCGCAGGCGGTTCACTGCTCGCGATTCCGACCGACAAGGAGCTGGTTGTCGTCTCACCCGGCTATCGTAAGGTCCTCTTTTCGGCGGCGTTGAGGAACGAGACGGGAGCGGCCGACGAGGCGCCTCTCTACGGGTTCTCGCTCGACCAGACGACCGCCTACGTCGCCAGCGTCGAAGGGGGCGGAAAGGAGACGCACGTTCTGCGGCAGTACCGCCTTCCCGCCGGCGACCTCCAGCCCGAGACTGTCCCGCTTCGCTGGCCGGTTGCCATCAGTCCGGATCGCGCCGCCTGTCTGGAGCAGGAGTCCGGCCGCAGTTCCGGAACGATCTTCTCGCGGTCGCTGGCGGAGGGAAAGCGATCGGAGCAGCCCTGCGCGGTAGAGCCCGATTTCCGCGGGGCGGAGTTCTTCCGCGACGGGATTCACTTCGCGACCTTCGGCGGCCAGTACTCGATTCACATCTGGAGCCGGTTTGCCCCCGCGATCGCTCCCTGA